TCCTATATGAACTCTGTAAAATCAAGGAGGAGTGGTGATATCACTGGTGTGTGTTACCTGGATGCGAACATGGTAAATTAGGTCGGGGCTCCCAAATCCATGGGGACAGATTCAGATGCGAGTTTCATGTCGAGGAGAAAGACCTCCATACCAAATGGCGAGAACGACTTGGTAGAGGTATCCATGATTGGTGCATGGAACTGAACCATAATTACACACGCGTAACTGAACTTTAGGATGTGGCGGtgaatcgttatatgaaaaaatTATAAGAAACTTAGGGGGAAAATAAATTACAGGTTATTGTATAAACAACTATCCTATATGTGACGCATTGATATGCACTATATGAGCGTAGCCTAACTGAACCCAAAATGGTCTTGTTGCACAGCTCATGTATGCTATTATGAACAAACTAAGAATACTTCACATTCTATTCTAAAACAACTAAGGACGGTTCACATCCTATTCCGAAACAATTAAGAATACTTCACATTCCATCTACCTTTTTAAAGAAACAATCAATAGTTAAGAGTAGATTTGGCCTGATAGTAGTTCATCAAACAAAATAATATAGCAGTCCAGCAAACAAACCATTCCACGCCGTTTCCTTCCCGGCCCCTGTGACCCACTGGCAATGTTGTCCAGCACACATGACCAAAAGCTGAAACACGACAATAGAATGAACTAATCAGCGAAAGCCAACCATGTGGAACGATGGACTAATAAATGAAGTATTGAATAGCCAGCCAATCAAAGCAGAGAAAATTCCACCTCACCGATAGCAGGAAAAGGACCAGCAACAAAATCGAAAAATAGAACAAAACCAGCAGACACCACAAGCTCGATGTGAGTCTGCAAAAGAATTACACCAGTTGGAACAAAAGGATTAGGATAAGCAGTGATAGAGAACGTTTCCTTGATTGAATATTAGCATTACTTGTGTCCGAGCTAGCTACCAGCAAGATGTATGTATTACCAAGAATGGTATGACCATAATATCAATGAAAATCAACAACCATATTATCAAAAGGCAGACGGAATATTTATCAGTGGGTACTAAAAACCTAAATGGTGCAATATATGGTATAGGTGTCCCTCGATGAATAACAATGCTTTTGACCTCGCAAATAGAATACCTATTGTAAACTTTGATTttacattaattatataattaaagttTTTTAAAAGCATGGAAATCCCTATAATAAGTGTTCTAAACAGAGTGATTTTTTGATTCCTACAGTCCTACCAGAACTTATGGACATGTACCAGATATTTCTGAAGTTAATTGGCAGTTGGCACCATCAAATTTGAGGTATGGTATCATGGAAAAATGCTGAAATTGAGAAGGAAAGCATGTGCATTGATAGTCCAAGTAAAAAAAAGGAACCCATAGAATCCGACATCTACAGGGACCCATGGTTATGATGGACCTGGAATAGCACTACTCATAGTTGCAGCCTGAATACTAATTCTTGCTGTCACTGGAAATAATGATTAAATGAAGTAAGGTATGAAACAGCAAAGGTAAAAATGCCTCCATATTTTATAATTACATGAGAGATGAATGATTGGATGAGAACCACTACTACATTGCAAGTCATTGTCTTGGGTACACACTGCAAGACCTCTCGATGTATGCATGCTCTGTCCATCTCAAAATTATTTCATAGACACAGTGGACCATAAATCTAAGCACATCAATCGAGAAACCAACCATCCAATGTATCCATCAATTCAGCGTCCACTAATTCCCTACATCCATTATCGAGTATCGCCTAAACAACAATAGAGGGGAGTAGGCTATGTAGAAGATGACCGAAAGTCAAGACTTGAAGATTTCTTGACAAAGAACACTAAGGGTGAAGATTGTAGATAGAAGTACCATAACTGCTCCACAACTTGACGAGGCAAGCTGTGCATATCAGCTAAAACTTGATAAATCAAACACTAATTACTCTGACTTGACTTCTACTATATGATGTGTTTGCTATCTCTGAACTTGAGATTGATTCATGGATTCcaagatgatgaacaagttacaACACTAAAACTCTTACATGACTGCTTTTGTGTGCCTTGCTGACTTGGTGTAAGAAAACAAACACCAGCTGACTGAAAATGTTATAAGACATAATACTATCCATCATAACAAGGGAAAGACATGGTATACTTAGCCTGAGACGGCCGGTTCCTGAAAGAGCGACAAGTAGACAAGCTTTCTTACAGCTGCTAAGTAGCTATAATATGTTTGGACATGTACTCAGTCAAATCCACTGTGATAACAGCGGTAACGGCACTAAAGACTGCTCAGTCAAATCCTCTCTACTACTCCATAACACAGACAAGAGTTAACTAGTAGTGCATAAAAGGGATATTCAACAACATTTAACTCCTAATTCACAATCAGAAAGCATTAACTCTTGCAGGAGGCAGGAACTAAGAAATCACAGCCTAAGAATCAAAAAAATTATAGCAGCTAAATGGCACGATCCAACCCACTTTCAAATTCAATAGGTGATAGTTGGTTCACATGTCCAATTTTAGTCTCACATGATCTCAACAGTGAAGGTAGCAAGTAGTATAATTCAAAATAAGCTAGCATCATAATTTCGTTTCAAGTTTTGGACCGGGAGCAGTATCACTTTAGACGAAGATTAGCATCCAGAGCACCCAACGAACGCAGAACTAAGCAGACACAATATATGATCGTTATGTCTGAAGAAATTGCACTGCAACCTTCAGAATCTAACGATTATACAGCAACAGGTCACAGATTAGGCACACCATAGAAGCTCAACAGCAGTTGCAACTTTACCGATGGAACCATGGCAACAGCGCGACCAATTGCACCTGCAAAACTAGCTAATTACTTGCCCAGTAAACCGATGAGGGCCGCAATCGAAGCCTCGGCAAGCTAAAGCACATGGGATCGCGAAAACCTAACCATCGCGTGCGCCACCGGCTCCAAAACCCCACAGCGAAATCGGAATCAAAATCCCCCGGAAAATCTCGCGTCCACAGTAAATCGTAGGAAGCGCAGGCAGGATATGATCCCGCCAACTAAATCCTCGGAAATTGGTCGTAGAAGAAGCTGCCCCAAAGCAGGCCCCAGCGGGCGGCGCGGCGGAAAAAGCAAAGCGAGACGGGGCGAGCGGTTACCTGACGCAGACGCGCGTGGAGGTGTGGACCTCGTGGGCGACGGTGGTGATGGTGCTGGTGCTGGTGTCGAGAGGCGGGTCCCCGGCGAGGACGAAACCCTCTCCGTCGAGGGCTCCGGGATCCAGGGTTCCGCTCCGCCGAGGAGGCGCAGACCATATCCATTTGACTGCCCCGGCCACCCACGTCCGGAAGACGATGGAGTGGTGGCCCAGAAGACGGGGGCGGCGAGCCTGACGCGGACGGCGGAGGACCCGCGGTAGTGGTGGACGGGCACGCCGCCTCCCTTCCCTCCCGCGGTCGGCGGAGGACCAGCGGTGGTGGCGAACGGGGTTTGGGGGCGGACGACGGACGGCGGAGGAGTGGGAGCACAGGGGCGCATTTGGGAAGCGGAATGAAGGCAGATCTTCTCTTTCGGCTATTTACTGAAAGGTCCCTGTGTTTCTCAGTTAAGCACTCTAAGACTTTTCTGAAACTCTGCAATAAATTAACATAGAACTTTGGCGGCATTCAACAAAGTGCCGCTAATCATCTAAGCTTTGCCGGCACTTTAGATACTGCCGCTAATTCCTAGCTATGCCGGCACTTGATACTGCCTTAATCACCAAAACTTTGGTGGCATTTCAGAGAATGCCGCTAATCACTAAAATTTTAGCGGCACTTTCAGTTATGCCTGTGCTTGCCCAGCTTTAGTGGCATTTTTTTTAAAACGCCGGTAATTACGTAACCATTAGTGGCACTAATTAAATAATGCCGTCTAAACCTACCATTAACGGCACATTGGAAAAATGCCAGCAGCAAAGTGCCGTAAATTGGCATACCTGACATAGTGTCTACTCTCACTTGCTCTTATAAAAAAAAAACGTATTCAACATTCACTCTATAGCCCGTATAATTTAGAATAATtctagaaaatactgaaggtccaAGCCGCAACATACCCTATCTCTATCCTTCCCAAATATGTAAAACAAAACCGGCACTTATAATTTTCTCCGTGATTAGTTCTAGAGATACATATGTATATACATGATGTACACAAGTAGCTATTGTAGAAATAAGAATCATGGTATATAGTTTGCTCGATCAATAGAACTAGATAGTTTCAATGTCTCCAAAGATCATGGATCTTTTAAATGTAAATATTATTTAGTTTGCTATTGCATTAGCCTAATATTTCTCTTTGCGGAGTACGAattctttttttaaaaaatattttatGTGGGCCGAAGTGGAGGAACCTCACGGAGATTGTTAAGGGGTCTAGGAACACCAATCATGCTTAAATTGTAAATAATATTTTTTTAAAATAGCATAAATATATGTATATGTAAGGAAATTTCTAGAGCAGGGGGCCATCGCCCCCTGCCCTAGAAAATCTTCGCTATTGTAAACAAAAGGCCCTCGATGTCGTGTCTCCCTAGGGCCCCTGGAATCTATGGACCGGCCTGGCCTTGCCTAGTCGACGAAAGTAGATAAAAATCCTGGCGGCAAACAGTGGCAACGCCGAGAACGATGACCGCGACGATGAAGGTGTTTCCCTTTCCCCATCgatctcctcctcctctaccACCCTTTCTTCCCGTATCGGTAGGAGTAGTTGGTGGAGCTTGGGCGGAAGGCACGTCCACATGTCAAGCATCTGAAAATGCATAACGGTCAGCTAGCGGAGTACAAACCAGAGACAATGATCGATCACAAACAAAAACTAGTTACCTACATTACCGTTGCAGTCAAATGGTGCATGTGCGGATCCGCCACAGCTGTGGTAACCGCTGATAAGTCCAAGTTCAGCTGTGATGATGCCGTGTACATCTACATCGTAGACGAGTGCGtcgcagcacgacggtgtggcagAGTCAGGAGAATCCTGGCAAGATAGTGCCGAGCTCAGCCCTGCAAGTGCCAGGTGGCGCCATGCCCGATGCCACTGGCAGAGAAGCATAAACGAAGCACAACACGGCAAAGCACGAAACCCTAAGTCCAGCCATGGTTTCTAGCAAGGTAAGGACTTAAGAGTAAGAATGAAGGTTTAAATGAAATGAAGCAAGAAAACGTGTTCCTCGAAACGCAACAAAACTAACAAAGCGTGGACCAAAACAACGGTGTATGTTTGAAGGGAACTTTCAAATCAAACTGAAAATCCGTAAAAAAAAGAGTACCTAGACGACTCACTTGACACTTCGTCTTCTTTGTTATATTATGATTCAAATTCATCCTAATGGGAGGCTAATTTCTGACGAGCGAAGCGAAGCCCGTCATCGGTAGATTTCCGAAAGGgtgctgggggggggggggggggggcaccccCCCCCACCAGTGGTACGTATTGATGCCACCGTCCATATATATACCTCTTGTAAGCCATCGGCTAgaatttatcagattataagataactcaCAACGTTTTAAACACTCCGACCATGCAATTCTGGTTAATATCATTGTCACAAATAATCCTGCAGCAAACTATTATGGAAAAGATTCCTGACGTGTCCGGCCGGCCGGTGTCGGTTTTCCCCCACGTCTAGAAAAACTCCACGCCACCATCTTTCTATCTCACGTGGAACTGGAGCTGGTTATGATCGATCATCGATGGCACCATTAGTGGGCTCTCATTTTTGTTCGACCAACATGCGGTTTGCATCAATGCATCATGCATCTAGAAGATTTCACGCAGCTGTATAAAGATGTGCATGCAAAAGGGACAGAGATTTGATGCACATGGACACCAGTGATCATttcttaaaaaaaattaaaatataatttttaagttttgaaaaaaACCGAAAATAAATTATGATGTAGCCAGTATTGTATCTCACAAACTTGTAAACTTTCAACTGGAAATAATCTGTATTTTAGGCTACAAAAAATAATAAATATGTAGATCTgagtatagtgattcaaatctCCAAAAAGAAGTCAgcctttgtcatttttgtgtagctcaaaaAACAAAATATTTGTAACTGGAATTTTGTATGTTAGTGGGATACATCATCAGCTCCTTTTAGAATTTTGTTACATCATTTTTGTGTACATATAAAtataattttcgaattttttaataCAACAAGAGCActggtgcctgatacgtctccgacgtatcgataatttcttatgtaccatgccacattattgatgatatctacatgttttatgcacactttatgtcatattcgtgcattttctggaactaacctattaacaagatgccgaagagccgattctttgtttctgctgtttttggtttcagaaatcgtagtaacgaaatattctcggaattggacgaaatcaacgcccagggtcctattttgccacgaagcttccagaagaccgaaggagagtcgaagtggggccacgaggtggccagacaccagggcggcgcggcctaggccctggccgcgccggcctgtcgtctgggcccctcgtgccacctctttacctgcccttccgcctacaaatagcctccgtcgtgaaacccccagtaccgagagccacgatacggaaaaccttactgagacgccgccgccgccaatcccatctcgggggattctggagatctcctccggcaccctgccggagaggggattcatctcccggaggactcttcaccgccatggtcgcctccggagtgatgagtgagtagttcacccctggactatgggtccatagcagtagctagatggttgtcttctcctcattgtgcttcattgtcggatcttgtgagctgcctaacatgatcaagatcatctatctgtaatactatatgttgtgtttgtcgggatccgatggatagagaatactatgtcatgttaattatcaagttattacctatgtgttgtttatgatcttgcatgctctccgttattagtagaggctctggccaagtttttgctcttaactccaagagggagtatttatgctcgatagtgggttcatgcctccattgaatgcaggacgatgtgagaaagttctaaggttgtggatgtgctgttgctactagggataaaacattgatgctatgtctaaggatgtagttattgattacattacgcaccatacttaatgcaattgtctgttgttttgcaacttaatactggaaggggttcggatgataacctgaaggtggactttttaggcatagatgcatgctggatagcggtctatgtactttgtcgtaatgcccaattaaatctcactatatttatcatgacatgtatgtgcattgttatgccctctctatttgtcaattgcccgactgtaatttgttcacccaacatgcttttatcttatgggagagacacctctagtgaactgtggaccccggtcctattctttacatcgcatacaatctactgcaatacttgtttcttgttttacgcaaacaatcatcttccacacaatacggttaatcctttgttacagcaagccggtgagattgacaacctcactgtttcgttggggcaaagtactttggttgtgttgtgcaggttccacgttggcgccggaatctctggtgttgcgccgcactacatcccatcgccatcaaccttcaacgtgcttcttgactcctactggttcgattaaaccttggtttcttactgagggaaacttaccgctgtgcgcatcacaccttcctcttggggttctgttATCACcatattttggacaaatccagaggtgggccgtaagagagatgggcttagaggactacacgtggaagatctctgaagcggccttgcacggagaatttgggctagatggcccgtgtatctttaagtataagtagattatatcttagatcgaaggttagagtttgtatcgtgcacggtgggatattcccacattagaaagtccgccggactataaatatgtatctagggtttatggaataaacaacaacacaacgttcaccccaaaataaaccaatctcggcgcatcgccaactccttcgtctcgagggtttcaatcaggtaagcgacatgctgcctagatcgcatcttgcgatctaggcagcacaagctccacgttgttcatgcgttgcccgtgctgaagcgtctttgatggcgggcaacgtagttatcatagatgtgttagggttagcatagctcttcgtctaAACATgcctacgtagtgcaaccctcgcatgtctagccgccctcccgCCTATCtccggcgtgggggcggcaccctgcttgttcatcatctagtagatctgatccgttacgattgctccttgctctgcaaggattagtttaatatctgcaatagttaggccttacgaagggggggaggatccagcggcacgtagggtggcgttcgcaagtcctaaacaggatgttccgatgatcaacgtcacgttggttgtgtggccttgtttaggatcggcttacgagcaccgtgcgtggccgcgaggcccaacttggagtaggatgatccgattatgcggtgaaaaccctaaatcgtcgtagatctcattagctttatcttgatcaagcaggatcaccaagtattcgtgcaccccgtacggatcatgggtggatcggctctttgagccgattcacagataacccgagagccgatcgaggctcttatttaatgtttacgtgtatgccatgcgggaactaagcgaggcatccccatcaccttcccgaccaggtataggtcaggtggcacgcccttgcacttcgcatcgccgcgtgtgaccagaagagcattgcgggccgttgctcggaggggtctcagccagccgcagctctaggctcttcccggctctaccgtgttgacaggccgctgcccgccggtgggttttggcgatcaacacattctggcacgcccggtgggacaatcatctacatcgaccacatcgccatctacatctgagatggcggcggacggcacgccagtcacctacgaggagctgcctgctgagctcaagaagaaacatgacgagatcaaggccaccctcgaagccgacctcatcggctcttttcagaacccgtacccatggcatcggatggaaggggttctcaccacaaggtgcactcgatgggatagatctctctcgcccgtcggaggaacgcaccaggccctacggcaggagatcaactacttggtggctcactcgctacaccgccactctgaaaacttggtcaacgtgttggagcgtctcgctctgcgcgtgatccaggagatcatgagccaccagtactcgccgtcaggactagctctcgggacgcaccaaggagagttgccactccagtcccgtccaccgctgccatatgcgttggcagcaccagctgaagtgccggctacaccggcattcgtcgtctacaagatcggtggtgaccctagtgactaccagttcttggctgaggcgcccaaggagatccctcaaggatacgcgtgcacgtatgtgccagattgtggcaaccggccactctcaaaccaggccacaacgtcggggactccggcgcaaacgggaggaacgtcggcaacgagcttgagaagcgtacgtggctaactaagtacgccaccccgacgaaactccagagcccaggctcctgcagcttggctcagagctggaaaagcaaacatggctggctaagtacgccaccccggcgaatcttcgaatgCATCTCCTGCGGCCGACACGGCGGATCGgatcggtaccatgcgagagaccagttcggcattatgccgaaaaggagggcaatcggctattccaagccgtactcgacgagtacgagatgatcccgctgccacctaaatatcggctccacgacttctccaaattcggtggatcggatggctccagctccatcgagcacatcggccgatatttggcgcaactaggaccggcttcggtgtcggatcagctacgcgtgaggctcttttcacggtccctcacgggatcggcttttggatggtatacctctttgccgacaaactccatccagtcttggaagcaattggaagaacagttccatacgcaataccattcgaagcttccgagtctagcattgccgatctagcacaactacgtcgaagcgcggagaaacggtgacagagtacatccggcgcttcgggaatcttaggaaccgatgttattcggttcgtataatcgaaaaggaagcgatcgaattggcgtagctggccttgcaacacagctcaaggacatggcctcccaagcagattatccctcggctggcgcatatggttcagaaactatcggcatatgaacagcgccacccggactgtaccaagacaagttc
This region of Lolium perenne isolate Kyuss_39 chromosome 2, Kyuss_2.0, whole genome shotgun sequence genomic DNA includes:
- the LOC127331730 gene encoding uncharacterized protein isoform X2, with the translated sequence MRPCAPTPPPSVVRPQTPFATTAGPPPTAGGKGGGVPVHHYRGSSAVRVRLAAPVFWATTPSSSGRGWPGQSNGYGLRLLGGAEPWIPEPSTERVSSSPGTRLSTPAPAPSPPSPTRSTPPRASASDSHRACGVCWFCSIFRFCCWSFSCYRFWSCVLDNIASGSQGPGRKRRGMFHAPIMDTSTKSFSPFGMEVFLLDMKLASESVPMDLGAPT
- the LOC127331730 gene encoding uncharacterized protein isoform X3, whose product is MRPCAPTPPPSVVRPQTPFATTAGPPPTAGGKGGGVPVHHYRGSSAVRVRLAAPVFWATTPSSSGRGWPGQSNGYGLRLLGGAEPWIPEPSTERVSSSPGTRLSTPAPAPSPPSPTRSTPPRASASDSHRACGVCWFCSIFRFCCWSFSCYRFWSCVLDNIASGSQGPGRKRRGM
- the LOC127331730 gene encoding uncharacterized protein isoform X1: MRPCAPTPPPSVVRPQTPFATTAGPPPTAGGKGGGVPVHHYRGSSAVRVRLAAPVFWATTPSSSGRGWPGQSNGYGLRLLGGAEPWIPEPSTERVSSSPGTRLSTPAPAPSPPSPTRSTPPRASASDSHRACGVCWFCSIFRFCCWSFSCYRFWSCVLDNIASGSQGPGRKRRGMALLLLARSIEADPSTIILWVFYLHIYYQKDEGLGTFSVNCRRVGGGRRARSPVLWHHARRGRGLGVGDVNLVVASDAWRGWRNFLWPHDEASGRAARQGPNSMPTFFLGGR